A region of the Culex quinquefasciatus strain JHB chromosome 1, VPISU_Cqui_1.0_pri_paternal, whole genome shotgun sequence genome:
tttgatgaaagttttgacgatatttactagctTCACTCatattgaaacgtgtgaaattgttttaattataaaatattttgaacaaattatttgtatccttaagtggggatcaaaatattgataaaccattagtttctttttattaacaaaaaataaaaagattagcatataaaaacttaaaataaaccataattttgaaaaagtataaaatcactttacaagtggtcaacgggccattttacatgatcattgaaaatgggtccgcgggccacaaaatatcacatcgcgggccacgtttggcccgcgggccatactttgggcacccctggtatacatgaaggtgggtctaggagcttttaataaaaagttcattttcagagcaggattatagccttacctcagtgaggaaggcaaaatgagcGCAGGAACAGTGTCGAATGTGTTTTGCTCCtgattttgaagaattaatCGTTGGTCGTTGAGATAGATCGTTGGTCGTTGAGATAGATCGTTGGTCGTTGGAATGTCACAGGTCGACATCTAgtcataataaaaaataaatttgcctAGGGTGGCTGAGGGGTGCAGTGTACAGCTGAAGGTCGAGTGAAAGACTAGAAAATACGCTCAGTCAGGGGGGGTTTTTATGGGCAACTTGGGTTCTGGTACCGAAACAGATCTCATGAGATGTCTGAACCGTTAATCAACTTCAACAAACTGAACACATTTCGGCCAAACGATTTTCAGAGAGCGGCCAGGGTTTACTTTAACGAAAGGGGTAGTCCCATTTGGGGATTAGAGAGCGACGTTTTAAAATCTCGTGAGGATTGATGGTTAAGGAACTAGTACTTGGGCCTTGGCCAGAAAGGTTGCTGTCCTTTAAATCCTCTTAGCAAGGCCGTCTTCGGGAGAAATGTTCACAGCAAGTTTTCCAAGTTTTTGCTGTAAGGAATCGTGTAAAAACTAACTGGTCCCTATTCGAGCATTTCTGACCCCACCCTCACCCCACTTTGAttatcaaattgtttttaatgcAATAATAAATGCGAATAGTTCTCCTCCACGATCTGGCCGTACGACAGGCCCGTATACTTGATCTCTTCGGCTCGTAGAAACTGGGATCGTCCTCGGTCATCACGTTCGTCTGTCCCAACTATCACTCAGCCAGACGCCTTCTTGTCGTCCGGTCACACCAGGGTGTGCTTCTTGACCACGGCCTTGAAGTGCTGTTTGTTGGCGCGTAGATGAATCAGAAACACCAGCGTGTTGTTGTCTTCGAAGAAGAATCGTGGCTTCCGTCAACTGCGGGCGCTTGATGATGTTGTACGCGTTCATGCTGCTACGGGTCGGCATCGTCTTGTGCGGGAACTTGGAGTTGTGAGACAGACTCAGTGTACGCGGTCGACAGAACTTGACCGTGGTGCGGATCTTGCGCAGCAAAGTTTCAAACGCTCCTGGACTTGGTACGCTTGGCCTTCAGCAGAGCGGCGGCACCCTTCTGCACCTTGGCCTTAATGGCTTTGTCATCCTTGGTGGCAGCCTTCTTCTTGCCGGCAGCTGCTCCAGTGGCACCGGGGCTGGCTTCTTGGCCTTGGTGGCGGGCGGCCTCAGAAGCCTTTTTGGTAGCAACGGTACCACTTCCGGCAACAGCAGCAGCCGTTCCCTTCTTAGCAGTGACAAAGGTATTGTCCGATTCGGTCTTGGGGCAGCGGTCGGGCCTTCGTGCCTCCCTCAGTGGCTTTCTTTGCAGACGGAACAgcagcacgcagaaaaatgttttgtagaatcagcctgtacgaggtttgaatcaacaaaatttttgttgaatataatcaacgccgattttgcgttgaaacaaaccttgattttctcaattccacaaaagtcttttgttgtttcgaaaaagctgcctagacgtttagcgttgattcagcaaaaataatgattttcaaatgaacaaaacgttttgttgattcaaatatgccttatttttctgcgtgaggcTTCTTCTGGGCGGCGGCCGGTTTTTCCTTTGTAGCTGGCTCCTTCTCCGAAGCGGCCTTCTTCTAACCCGGGCCGGAAGCAACTGCGGCAGCGGCAAGCTTTTCCTCTATCTTTTGGGACGGTTGGCCCGCGGACTTCCGActcgtgattaaaaaaaaaagacagacAGAAACGTGGTTTGACCGGTTTGACACTTTGTTTTGACAGAAGTTGTCAAAAAGTTGGGAAGAGCGGGAGAGAAACGGGAGAGAAATGAGCATGGCGACGGCTGTCACGTGAGTGCTaaactgatttaaaaatgtatgggggaaatcctttaaaattcaatattttgaaatttaagcaaaacttAGTACCAAAAAGTAGACGTAGTGATAGGTAATTTTATTTTCTATAACCAGGAGAAATTTGATACTCCTCAGTTACATAGTTTCTGAGAATTTTACCAAAAactgattttccccatataaaatttaattctttaCCACTACTCGTACAGCGCCATCTCCGAGAAATTTTGCCGCGGCGGGTACCCCATTGCGACGGCGATTGTGGCATGTCAAAGATCAGTTCGAACCAGCACGAACAAATTCTTACACTTTTCGCGATTTTCTAACATGATCATTTTTCTCTTAGAAACTGCCCAACAAATTCACCAGCATTACtacacattttgaaattttgataactaaAGTTGCACGACGATAAACAGTGTcaataaataatcaaaaaccaCGGTTTAAGATTATTTATTgccattgggtctgggggtgttGTAACCTGACCACGATCTTCATCTGATGAGGTTTGCCAATCGTCGACCGCTTATCCCCACACAGAACCACAAGGGCAAATACTTGTAATCCGTAGGTATTTGTACTACATTACACTCATACAACAGAACAACACCACAATTATCGTACGCATCCGTACATTGGCCAACACACTACTTCGTGCACGCAACGTCCGCGAGAGTGGACAATCTCGTCGCGGGTCAACCAGGGGGATTTGCACCCATATTGGTCCCAAGCAACATTTGTTCTGCGTAACACCAAAAAAACGCCATTTCCCGATGGAGCATTAACATGACACGTGTTCAACATGTCGCACGCGTCAAGGAGCACTTTCCCCTAACCCACGCAACTCCAAAGAACACCCACATTTACCGCGAAATCTCAATCAATTCCGCAACGTGGGATGGATCATCAACGAACCGGTTGACTGGTATCAGGAACCCTGAGGGCCGATCCAAATTACACCTTTTCTCTCGTCTACGATCACCCGCATTCCAGCTCCGACCGAAGACATTCACCCGCTCGCGCTGCCGCGCTACTTCACTCGGGACGCCTGATACAAAGTCCTGTGGAAGCCCCCGAACGACCCGTCGCAGTCCTGCCGCATGTCAACGCTCAGCAAAGCCGTCCCGAACCTGCGTACGGCCATCGTGAGGGGGTCTTCCAACGGAAACTCTCAGGCGAGTACCCCGTTCTTGAACATATGTCCCGCGCTGATGATCTGTTGGTTTCCAGTACCTCCCTGAGGACTACATCAGCGGCCGAAGCT
Encoded here:
- the LOC6050619 gene encoding LOW QUALITY PROTEIN: 60S ribosomal protein L23A (The sequence of the model RefSeq protein was modified relative to this genomic sequence to represent the inferred CDS: inserted 2 bases in 1 codon), with product MGYPPRQNFSEMALYEKPLREARRPDRCPKTESDNTFVTAKKGTAAAVAGSGTVATKKASEAARHQGQEASPGATGAAAGKKKAATKDDKAIKAKVQKGAAALLKIRTTVKFCRPRTLSLSHNSKFPHKTMPTRSSMNAYNIIKRPQLTEATILXFEDNNTLVFLIHLRANKQHFKAVVKKHTLV